The genomic region AATGCCGATTTCCCTTTGCGGTTTTCATGAACTGAACAATATCTCCACTCTTCACCGCATTCTTTTGCTATGCGGTATTTGTCGTGGCCCTTTGTCAACGTTCCGTTACATCCGCTCGCCATGCAAGATACCTTTACTTTCAAGCCTTCGGTTTCCTCTTCAAACATACGATGCAATCGCCCGTGGAGGTCCATCAAAACTACAGAACATGGATAGGAACCCTCGACGCTAAGTGTATTATCGTAGATGCGAAAGTGACTCAATCCCGCTTCGTTGCGGGCAAGTGGTTCCGCATTCATGGCGGCGTGCATACAGGATTTTACCAAGGTCTTGAACAACCACTGGGTCATTGTCAAAGTTCCGGGCGGCTTGTCCGTGTAATCAATTTCGTTCGGACGCATGGATTGTAATGTCGTCGCAGCCTCGTGCCAGACGCGGAAGGCTTCGAAATAGTAAAGCCAGCGGGTTTGAAATCGCGAGCGCGTCAAGGTATTAGGATCGCGGTAGGGAGTAGGCTTTGCTATCTGCCCGGACAACGAATGTAGCAATAGATCGAAATTGGAAGTGGCTTTTGAGGAGATGGGGTCGAATGCAGGCGGAAAGGCCATCCATAGGGAATCGTGGTACTCTCTTACCTGCATGATGCTGATATGGGGTGCATAGATGCGGTCCCCATTCATGCCTGATAAAGGGACAAAGGGAATGAAGAACCCGTAATCTGCGACAAACGTAAGAATGGTCGCACGGTCGGAGTTACTCGCAGTGTTTCCGTATGTTAAATTTAAGTTTAAAAAGGCTTTTACAACTTCCTGACTAGACTTGGGTTTAACGGTAAGCGGATAGCCAGTCAGGAGCACTTCGCGGATGGGATCAAAACTGATGGGATATCCAATGTGCGTGATGTACGAATGTACAAAGTTCCTCGAACCTCCAAGGCTCTTCAGATATGCTTTATCAGCTGAACTCATACTGTTCCCCGCCATCGCTGCCGCGTCATCCGGATGTGTATACAGTACATTCAGGAGATTGTCTATATTGGCGTCATGCGGATCATTCATTTGGTACAGGAAATTGGCTTGAATAACAGACGGACGGAATGCAGGGTTAACTCTCCATGGATCGCGTACCATTTTGATATCGAGATGGTCGTCTCTTTGAACCTCACGCCTCTCTGGTTCGGGGAACTGAAGAGGGAAAGGCACTTCAAACAGTCTCCATGGGGTAAGCCGCGATTCTTCGGGCATAGTGTAAGCTCCCTGCGATCAATTATTTTGTGTGCTGATTGTGTGCGGACTTCGTAAATTCAGTGTACATCATGGACTAAAAAACACAAGAGAGCTGTGAATCATCCGTGATTTTCCTTAGTTTATCGGGATTTTGTTTGTCTGAATACATCGAGTAAACGGATGTGGATAGCCTTGTAATCAGTAGGTCGCGGGTTCGACTCCTGTCGCTGGCTCCAAAATACCTTGATTTGACGGGCTTTCTCAGATTTTCTGAGAAGGCCCTTTCTGTTAAGCTCTTTTCTTTAACCTGCCCAGTATAGTAATCCACCACGATGTCAACCTTTAGCGATTGTGGTATAGTAATCTCAGTAAATCATCTTGGTACCGCGGGAAGGGCCGAATCTCCTTTTGGGAGAACGGGGGAACCATTTGTGGGGTGAATAGGGTGGACTGCGCCCGCAGTCGCTCTTAGGCGTGTAAGATCCGCCGAATCCGTCAGCTAACCTCGTAGGCGAATACTGGTGGCGACCATGTGCCGCTCATTTTTTCTTTCCAATCCCCATACAGCGAATGATCCAACACCTTCTTTTGCTTGACTCAAGATGCGCGTTGGCCAAGGAAATCCACCAAGAAGGGTGGGTCGCAGTTGCATTGCCCGCGATACGTCACGGGTATTGATTTGTTGCGCCTAAGTGCCGGAAAAGGGGTTGAATGAACAATTCTACGTTTTATCGATTTAACTAAATCTTATGTAGATCAAACTGTTGCCGTTGATCATCTCAATCTGTCCATCGAGCGCGGAGAGTTCGTCGTGCTTATCGGGCCGTCAGGGTGTGGGAAATCGACGACACTGCGCATGGTAAACCGTCTGGTTGAACCGACGTCTGGAACGATCGAGATTGACCAGCGCGATGCGAGATCCTATCCGCCAGTCGAACTACGCAGACGGTTGGGGTATGTCATCCAGCAGATTGGCTTGATGCCACATTTGACGATTGCCGAAAATATTTCTTTTGTGCTGAAACTGCAGAGGGTAGGGAAAGTAAAGCGGCGCGCGCGAGCGCGTGAGTTGCTGGAACTTGCGGATCTTGACCCGGACATCTATCTTGATCGCTATCCGGTCGAACTAAGCGGTGGTCAGCAACAGCGCGTCGGTGTGCTCCGCGCGTTGGCGCACGACCCGGAGATCATCCTGATGGATGAGCCATTCGGGGCGCTTGACCCGATTACCCGGGAACAGCTTCAGGACGAGTTGAAGCGACTGCAAAAGAGCGTGCACAAAACGATTCTATTCGTTACGCATGATATGGACGAAGCATTGCGTCTTGCCGACCGCATCGTCGTGATGAAAGGCGGGCACATCGTGCAAATGGATTCGCCTGAGGAGATCCTGCGCAATCCGGCAGATGAGTTTGTCGCAAATTTCATCGGCCGTCAAAGACTTTTAGGACGCTTTCAAGAACACGGCTTGCGCAGCATCAATGCCTGCAGTGTGGACAGCGAGATCTCGCACAAGGCAGCTTCCGGCGCTGCCCAATCCCCTGCGGCAAAACGACCTGCGAGTGTCGCGAAGGGGGCGTTTCGATCCTGATGTTGATTGAACATACGCTCCAGTATTTTGCGCAACACACAGGCAGTATCATCAGGGCGACAGAGCAACAGATCGTCTTGGTGTTGATTCCGATTGGATTGGCGGTTTTGATCGCCGTTCCGATGACCATTCTGGCGACTCGCGTGCGCAAATTGTACCCATGGATTATCGGGTTTAGCAATGCGGTGCAAACCATCCCGAGTCTCGCGCTGCTTGTCTTGATGATTACATTTGGGCTTGGCATCGGTGTTCTTCCGTCGATTGTCGCACTTTTTATCTACGCGCTCATGCCCATTGTCCGAAATACGTACGTAGGGATCGATGGTGTCGCCTCAGAGTTAAAGGAAGCGGCGATTGGGATGGGATCCACAAAATGGCAACTCCTTTGGTTTGTTGAGCTTCCATTGGCGCTTCGGGTCATTCTTACAGGCATTCGTTCTTCATTGGTTTCTACCGTAGGATTTGCCACGCTGGCAGCTTTGGTGGGCGGGGGTGGACTTGGTTCGCTGATTCTGCAAGGACTTAGCATGGCGAGCAACTCGATTGTCTTGGCGGGAACCATCCCGGCCGTTTTACTGGCGTTTTTAGCCGAGTTTTTGATGGGTCAACTGGAAAAATGGATGACACCGCGCGGATTGCGCGTGCGGGTGGGGGGCGCGGGAGAGCGATGAACAAAAAAAGAAAGTGGTTGTTTCTCGGTGCGAGCGGATC from Ferroacidibacillus organovorans harbors:
- a CDS encoding ABC transporter permease translates to MLIEHTLQYFAQHTGSIIRATEQQIVLVLIPIGLAVLIAVPMTILATRVRKLYPWIIGFSNAVQTIPSLALLVLMITFGLGIGVLPSIVALFIYALMPIVRNTYVGIDGVASELKEAAIGMGSTKWQLLWFVELPLALRVILTGIRSSLVSTVGFATLAALVGGGGLGSLILQGLSMASNSIVLAGTIPAVLLAFLAEFLMGQLEKWMTPRGLRVRVGGAGER